One genomic region from Bactrocera tryoni isolate S06 chromosome 3, CSIRO_BtryS06_freeze2, whole genome shotgun sequence encodes:
- the LOC120770201 gene encoding serine-rich adhesin for platelets isoform X1: MESMRRSEVNVSHHPNKVANNKSIVTDSNKHKLVGSTSNTLVSPASDLNKKLSSSSHKHHYQNYTKHNSNKKVASSKHFAQSKSHSTQSSGGGSVSNRRASFPKPSGKGVIVNAVARNSPVVQEANCQPSSISSESKDTNFEYEDEWDIGGIPELLDDLDADIEKSSTAAQNLTKTYSSGGGINELGIISSNIKSTSKSSSANKASLKSEKGKYANLPLSRSLNTAITATSNATATNFPVKSSKRVASPNNYSTIPGKRSDLAVSKNSNSSQQLKNFESKYQQSREHINYKSQQSTFEEQKADGGFSKKIGSIASKSLQSSSPSYPLSSSVSLHATPATCASEGSQKTNTLAVSTFAGFSKGGNLVSSYKNSQIPKNLVGGSSLLLSALKNDSLSSSSNHSASGMSSQSSGSSSNNSSAGGGSGGGQGGAQGIGGSGSGKSNSKMSIDHQATLDKGLKMKIKRTKPGTKTSEAKHEIVKATEQQQQNGSLGVNNPGNLDDNNSVNTSSHSSSSSGGGSNSSGSSQNTGSGSGSGSNLTNISGSNKKHLSNISSSNSSSQGNSHNSMNSNNSNSGGGSTGSGSSGQGTPQSNKRGSSGHRREKAKEKTTHSNRLIADKNASTSAEKDGLTNVNDKGIACHCNIDTTNGAATSACTNHSCSRRSESANSSSISVLSQRMGNNTANNNVNSGSVPPGVFTPSVGSAAGVVTAAATAATLLAATSAATTTTPQSMGSNSTPNAPGPPGKDATNCGNIKISSHIAAQLAAAAASTTFSNSATNSSANNLSGNNDSKSNTSIVPVAQAKLMAPGMISATVHHTISVPANSSSSTTTQSSSNNGPNSSNAGDDGIKSPPAKRAKHGDPSSNAASSTLAKEMVDICIGTSVGTITEPDCLGPCEPGTSVTLEGIVWHETEGGVLVVNVTWRGKTYVGTLLDCTRHDWAPPRFCDSPTEELDSRTPKGRGKRGRSAALTPDLSNFTETRSSIYFSHAQVHSKLRNGTTKGGRGASRTSISATSTSNTTTTTSSSSSGNGGGATPSTSPTAFLPPRSEKRKSKDDSPSPINGDTECTANVANASGIPISASGGGLATQPQSLVNPVTGLNVQISTKKCKTASPCAISPVLLECPEQDCSKKYKHANGLRYHQSHAHGSSCSIDEDSLQLPDEPPTPTSSPVPSAQNNRGTTPTPAESSTLATGAMVITSPVTPPINAAPMPTASSTEAPTQPAAILPPSTQPTVTDGVGEPEPVIGAATTPTPGTQTISVASLTASTPLSTASSSLLSASLGAGGSAGVGGVLAASTAQALMPQTQQQQPHPVAGGSITTGISGQVLCQQQQQQTLGMPNAGNPPALLSETSPASALAQQGGLKPGVLRFGPQSDASNSGAPPSILALQQQATQGVNPQQSAMSGQSPQRAPPPQLSANLESVQQHPSAISTYTSSPVPSGQNLQGISLTTKGTSGFAAVKQKKCRKSPGPVEYDGVVTRDNVQSPAYSDISDDSTPVGEQDILDKSQPKLMDLPNKKPTDLGSVGLGSGAPGIPPLGGYGMYQFYQQQQYLVPPTSSDQQSSQAANKGLLPSALVQPTLTLPPSQQQQQGAIQSSHLMQQQSHQQQQQSPHLSDYSNKSKDPPLDLMTKSSQQQQQQQQQQAVSLQQQLQSQDGSGNQKDNPTGQPPQSSVNLSNIGPPNNGLPPGMGSMSSLGPSGVGPGGLPAPTPAKSLSHFYPFNYMAAGYPYNVEPNYGPVSIVSSQDDPVKLSAHGGLPTSQSQSNAPPHPNSGVIKDERLKESPSPHEISKPTPQQQQLVSTKHIKSEPMTKQEIKQEHNPPPQSQQQQQQPPQQQQQQPQQPHALHPKDLQSLGTYPNIYQRHPMTLAAQQHLSREEEFRRYYILSDEQQRRQNTVAALRAQNPSNSVPHGSLQAQVMGQHKDDTGPSAQHQQQMAMAQQQQQQQQQQQQQQQQQQHQQSQKSKSQSCSSSSGGNSGSGKATNLTKESSKQKQQEEEVKVKQEGQKPTMETQGPPPPPTSQYFLHPSYIAPAPFSFDPNHPMYRNVLMSAAGPYNAAPYHLPMPRYHAPEDLSRNTGTKALDALHHAASQYYTTHKIHELSERALKSPTSGGGGGGGSGGPGGAVKVSVSSPNVGMQQQGVSGGGVTGPGSGPNTVQNAPNSGGHLPPTNQSSVGGGMPLNLQPPPTGMSGPPNKSDVLGQKVLSGGPGGPGGSLAGGPLNIDAHKQQGGPSGPNSGGGIGGAPAGGNSNPADSRSPPPQRHVHTHHHTHVGLGYPMYTAPYGAAVLASQQAAAVAVINPFPPGPNK; this comes from the exons ATGGAATCAATGAGACGCAGTGAGGTGAACGTTAGCCACCACCCGAATAAG gtGGCCAATAATAAAAGCATAGTTACGGATAGTAATAAACACAAGTTGGTAGGAAGCACAAGTAATACTTTGGTTTCACCTGCCtcagatttaaataaaaaattgtcatCGTCTTCGCACAAGCATCATTaccaaaattatacaaaacacaaCTCAAATAAAAAGGTGGCAAGTTCAA AACATTTTGCACAATCGAAATCGCATTCAACACAGTCCAGTGGAGGTGGTAGCGTAAGCAATAGAAGGGCTAGTTTCCCAAAACCATCTGGGAAAGGAGTAATTGTAAATGCAGTAGCTAGGAATAGCCCTGTAGTACAAGAAGCAAATTGTCAGCCATCGTCAATTTCTAGCGAATCAAAGGATACAAATTTTGAGTACGAAGACGAATGGGATATTGGTGGAATACCTGAGTTGCTGGATGATCTAGATGCTGATATTGAAAAATCGTCGACGGCAgcacaaaatttaacaaaaacttaCAGTTCTGGTGGTGGCATCAATGAGCTTGGAATAATATCATCCAATATAAAATCGACATCAAAGTCGTCTTCAGCAAATAAAGCTAGTTTAAAATCAGAAAAAGGCAAATATGCAAACTTGCCATTGTCAAGGTCGTTGAACacagcaataacagcaacatCAAATGCGACTGCTACGAATTTTCCAGTTAAAAGTTCTAAAAGAGTTGCAAGTCCCAACAACTACAGCACAATCCCAGGTAAACGTTCAGACTTAGCCGTTAGCAAGAACAGTAATAGTTCCCAACAATTAAAGAATTTCGAAAGCAAGTATCAACAATCACGCGAACATATAAATTACAAAAGTCAACAGTCCACATTTGAAGAGCAAAAGGCGGATGGTGGCTTTAGCAAAAAAATTGGTTCTATTGCGTCTAAATCATTACAATCGTCTTCCCCATCATATCCATTATCGTCTTCTGTATCTCTTCACGCCACACCTGCTACCTGCGCAAGTGAGGGTAGCCAAAAGACTAATACATTAGCTGTATCGACCTTTGCTGGATTTTCGAAAGGCGGTAATCTTGTGTCGTCATATAAAAATTCCCAAATACCCAAAAATTTAGTTGGCGGTTCTTCGCTTCTACTTTCGGCATTAAAAAACGATTCACTATCGAGTTCATCAAATCATTCTGCAAGCGGCATGTCATCGCAATCCAGTGGTAGCAGCAGTAATAACAGTAGTGCGGGCGGTGGATCTGGCGGTGGTCAGGGTGGAGCCCAAGGCATTGGCGGTTCCGGTAGTGGTAAATCGAACTCAAAAATGTCCATTGATCATCAAGCGACACTTGACAAGGgacttaaaatgaaaataaagcgtACCAAGCCGGGAACCAAAACGTCAGAAGCCAAGCATGAAATTGTCAAAGccacagaacaacaacaacagaatgGTTCCTTAGGTGTCAATAATCCAGGTAACTTGGATGATAATAACAGCGTCAATACTAGTTCGCATTCCTCATCTTCATCAGGTGGTGGTAGTAACTCAAGCGGCTCATCACAAAATACAGGTAGTGGCAGCGGTTCGGGATCAAATTTAACCAATATAAGCGGCAGCAATAAAAAGCATCTAAGTAATATTTCCAGTAGTAATAGTAGTAGTCAAGGCAATAGCCACAACAGTATGAACAGTAATAATTCGAACTCTGGTGGCGGTTCTACCGGTTCCGGTAGCAGCGGTCAGGGTACTCCTCAAAGCAACAAGCGTGGTAGTTCAGGTCACCGGCGGGAAAAAGCTAAAGAGAAAACCACACATTCCAATCGTTTAATAGCGGATAAAAACGCTTCCACTTCGGCTGAAAAAGATGGTCTCACCAATGTCAATGACAAAGGCATCGCATGTCATTGCAATATTGACACCACAAATGGAGCTGCGACTAGTGCTTGCACCAACCACTCGTGTTCACGCCGCTCAGAAAGTGCTAATAGTTCATCAATTAGCGTTTTGTCCCAACGCATGGGCAACAATACAGCCAATAATAATGTTAATAGTGGTTCTGTGCCACCAGGCGTATTTACACCATCAGTGGGCTCAGCCGCTGGTGTAGTAACTGCTGCAGCTACAGCGGCCACACTACTAGCAGCCACATCGGCTGCCACGACTACTACACCACAATCAATGGGTAGTAATAGTACACCAAATGCACCCGGTCCACCGGGTAAGGATGCAACTAATTGCGGCAACATTAAAATCTCCTCACACATTGCTGCGCAATTAGCTGCAGCAGCAGCTTCCACCACCTTTAGTAATAGTGCAACAAATTCGTCTGCGAATAATCTGAGCGGAAATAATGATAGTAAGTCAAACACTTCAATTGTTCCTGTCGCGCAAGCAAAACTTATGGCTCCCGGTATGATCTCAGCGACTGTACACCACACTATTTCAGTTCCCGCGAATTCCTCTTCCAGTACAACAACACAATCGTCCAGCAATAACGGCCCAAACAGTAGCAATGCTGGAGATGATGGTATCAAGTCACCACCCGCCAAGCGGGCAAAACATGGTGATCCTTCCTCGAATGCAGCATCGAGTACTTTAGCCAAAGAAATGGTTGATATTTGTATTGGTACCTCAGTAGGAACTATAACGGAGCCAGATTGTTTGGGTCCCTGCGAGCCGGGAACTTCTGTAACGCTTGAGGGCATTGTTTGGCATGAGACAGAGGGCGGTGTGCTTGTGGTGAATGTAACATGGCGCGGCAAAACTTACGTTGGCACATTACTGGATTGCACACGTCATGATTGGGCACCACCCAG ATTCTGTGATTCACCAACCGAGGAATTGGACTCCCGAACACCCAAAGGTCGTGGAAAACGAGGACGAAGTGCAGCGCTAACACCAGATTTGAGTAATTTCACCGAAACAAGAAGCTCG atatatttttcaCATGCGCAGGTGCATTCGAAGTTGCGTAATGGTACAACGAAAGGTGGCCGCGGTGCATCACGTACTTCAATTAGTGCAACTAGCACATCAAATACCACAACGACAACAAGTAGCTCTTCGTCGGGGAATGGTGGTGGAGCCACACCGAGCACATCGCCAACAGCATTTTTACCTCCACGTTCTGAGAAGAGAAAATCGAAAGATGACTCACCGTCGCCCATTAATGGCGACACCGAGTGTACTGCAAATGTAGCAAACGCTAGCGGTATACCGATATCGGCGAGTGGAGGTGGTCTTGCTACGCAGCCTCAAAGTCTTGTCAATCCTGTGACTGGCCTTAATGTACAAATAAGCACGAAGAAATGTAAGACTGCCTCACCGTGCGCCATATCGCCGGTGTTACTAGAGTGCCCGGAGCAGGATTgcagtaaaaaatataagcaCGCCAACGGACTGCGCTACCATCAATCTCATGCACATGGTAGCTCATGTTCCATAGACGAAGATTCCTTACAATTGCCTGATGAGCCACCCACACCAACCTCATCACCGGTGCCGTCGGCACAAAACAACCGTGGTACAACGCCAACTCCTGCAGAAAGCTCGACATTGGCAACTGGTGCTATGGTGATAACATCACCGGTAACACCGCCAATTAATGCAGCTCCAATGCCAACGGCATCCTCTACTGAAGCACCAACGCAACCAGCTGCTATTTTGCCACCTTCGACGCAACCCACAGTCACCGATGGTGTCGGGGAGCCAGAACCTGTGATTGGTGCTGCCACCACACCCACACCCGGCACACAAACTATTTCTGTTGCGTCGCTGACTGCATCTACTCCATTGTCTACTGCGTCATCTAGTTTATTGAGTGCGTCTCTTGGCGCTGGTGGCAGCGCTGGTGTTGGTGGTGTTCTAGCAGCCTCTACCGCACAAGCGCTAATGCCACAAacacaacagcagcaaccacATCCTGTTGCCGGTGGCAGCATAACAACGGGCATTTCGGGACAAGTTCtttgccagcaacaacaacagcaaacgctTGGTATGCCAAATGCTGGCAATCCACCTGCATTACTTTCAGAAACATCTCCGGCATCGGCACTTGCCCAACAGGGTGGAC TAAAACCGGGTGTATTGAGATTTGGTCCTCAAAGCGATGCATCCAATTCGGGTGCCCCACCGTCAATATTAGCATTGCAACAACAAGCAACGCAAGGAGTAAACCCGCAGCAGAGTGCTATGTCAGGACAGAGTCCTCAACGGGCACCACCGCCACAATTATCAGCGAATTTGGAAAGTGTACAACAACACCCATCGGCAATAAGTACTTATACCAGCTCGCCGGTGCCCAGTGGACAAAATTTACAAG gCATTTCATTAACCACGAAAGGCACATCTGGCTTTGCAGCGgtgaagcaaaagaaatgtcGAAAGTCGCCCGGACCTGTAGAGTACGACGGTGTTGTAACACGGGATAATGTACAGAGTCCTGCCTACAGTGACATTTCGGATGATTCCACACCAGTGGGCGAACAGGATATTTTAG ATAAGTCACAACCTAAACTCATGGACTTACCAAACAAGAAACCAACTGATTTGGGTTCTGTGGGCTTGGGAAGTGGTGCGCCGGGTATACCACCTTTAGGCGGCTACGGCATGTATCAGTTTtatcagcagcagcaatatttGGTGCCTCCCACTTCTTCCGATCAGCAATCGTCACAGGCAGCCAATAAGGGTTTGTTGCCCTCAGCTCTAGTACAGCCAACGTTAACGCTTCCACcatcacagcaacaacaacagggtGCAATACAATCGTCTCATTTAATGCAACAACAGTcccatcaacaacaacagcaatcgcCACATTTGTCCGACTACAGTAACAAAAGTAAAGATCCGCCACTAGATTTAATGACGAAATCAtcgcaacagcagcagcagcaacaacagcaacaagctgTTAGTCTTCAGCAACAATTGCAGTCGCAAGATGGCAGTGGTAATCAAAAAGATAACCCCACGGGCCAACCACCACAGTCTTCGGTAAATTTAAGCAATATCGGTCCGCCGAATAATGGCTTACCACCAGGCATGGGCTCCATGTCATCGTTGGGACCATCAGGTGTGGGACCGGGCGGGTTGCCAGCACCTACACCCGCCAAATCCCTATCACATTTTTACCCCTTCAA TTACATGGCTGCCGGTTATCCTTATAATGTAGAACCGAATTATGGACCTGTATCGATTGTATCGTCACAAGATGATCCTGTAAAATTGAGCGCCCACGGTGGTTTACCCACGTCACAGTCGCAAAGCAATGCACCTCCACATCCAAATTCCGGTGTCATTAAGGATGAACGCCTCAAGGAAAGTCCTAGTCCGCATGAAATATCCAAGCCAACACCtcagcagcaacaa ttgGTTTCGACCAAACACATCAAAAGCGAGCCGATGACAAAACAGGAGATAAAGCAAGAGCACAATCCGCCTCCTCAGtctcaacaacaacagcaacaaccgccacagcagcagcaacaacagccgcAACAACCACACGCACTGCATCCGAAAGATTTGCAAAGCTTGGGTACATATCCGAATATATATCAGCGTCATCCAATGACCTTGGCCGCACAGCAGCACTTGTCACGTGAGGAGGAATTTAGAAG GTACTATATACTCTCGGACGAGCAACAACGTCGCCAAAATACAGTCGCAGCTCTACGAGCGCAAAATCCCTCCAACAGCGTACCGCATGGCTCGTTGCAAGCACAAGTCATGGGACAGCATAAGGACGACACAGGCCCATCAGCACAGCACCAACAGCAGATGGCAATggcacagcaacagcagcagcagcagcaacaacagcaacaacaacagcagcagcaacaacatcagcagTCGCAAAAAAGTAAATCACAAAGTTGCTCGAGCAGTAGCGGCGGCAATTCCGGCAGTGGTAAAGCAACAAATCTCACCAAGGAGAGCTCCaagcaaaagcaacaagaagaagaagtcaaAGTTAAACAGGAGGGACAGAAACCCACAATGGAGACACAAGGACCACCGCCGCCACCAACATCACAATACTTCCTGCATCCATCATACATAGCGCCAGCACCGTTCAGCTTCGATCCCAACCATCCTATGTATCGTAATGTCTTGATGTCTGCCGCCGGCCCTTACAATGCGGCGCCGTATCATTTACCCATGCCGAGATATCATGCGCCTGAGGATCTGTCACGCAACACCGGCACAAAGGCACTCGACGCGCTACACCACGCCGCTAGCCAGTATTACACTACGCACAAAATACACGAGCTGAGTGAGCGTGCACTGAAATCACCGACGagcggcggtggtggtggtggtggcagtGGCGGTCCGGGTGGCGCGGTCAAAGTCAGCGTATCTAGTCCGAATGTGGGTATGCAACAGCAGGGTGTTAGTGGCGGTGGCGTAACTGGGCCAGGCAGTGGTCCGAATACGGTACAAAATGCACCCAACAGCGGCGGTCATTTGCCGCCAACAAATCAGTCGTCTGTGGGTGGCGGCATGCCATTAAATCTGCAACCGCCACCGACCGGCATGAGTGGCCCGCCAAATAAGTCTGATGTGCTGGGACAAAAGGTGTTGAGCGGTGGACCAGGCGGTCCGGGTGGCAGCTTGGCGGGCGGACCACTAAATATAGATGCACACAAGCAGCAGGGTGGTCCCAGCGGGCCGAATAGTGGCGGCGGTATTGGCGGTGCTCCTGCCGGTGGTAATAGCAACCCGGCAGATTCACGTAGTCCGCCGCCACAACGACATGTGCACACACACCACCACACTCATGTGGGGTTAGGTTACCCCATGTACACGGCACCCTATGGTG CTGCAGTATTGGCAAGTCAGCAAGCTGCTGCCGTAGCTGTGATAAATCCTTTTCCTCCCGGACCAAACAAATGA